The genomic region GCGGTCTACCTTGCCCCGGTTTCGGCTCAACTGGTCCAGCCTTGGGAGAATAAAGGACTTTGGTCGACTGGCAACAATCAGGTCTTGTTCATAAGCTGGAGGGGCCATTCCTTCTCTTCGTAGATAGCAAATGAGCTCATCTTGAGAAATTCCTCGGTATTCATGTGGTAAATTAAATTTTTGTGAAATGTCAGCTGGAGATTCCCTGTCTTCCTGGAACTGCAGACTCATCAGCTTTTGTCTTAAGTCCCAGAGATCCATATCGCTTTCTGTACCAGACTCCGATTCACTGATAACTGACTCATCTGTCACTAAGACTTCCCCTCCTGGCTTCTTCCGCAACACCTTTCTCTTCATCACTGGCTTTCGGAGTCTTTGAGAGGCCTCTGAGACTGTTTCTGAAGTGGCATCACTTTCTACGTGTGGGTACTGCAGTTGCACAGGGAGAGGCTGCTTTCCTGGAATTATTGAAGCTTTACTGTAGGGATCATATTGCATAGACTGGGCATCTCTCCTGACATCTCCCTCACCCTGCCTCGCACAGATATGGGTAAAAGCTGTAGTGGCTGCCAACATTCTTTCTTCTGGATCCATATTGGCCCATTTTTGTCCACTGGGTCCCATGAGTTCCTCCATTGCTTCCCCTCCACTGTAGGaccttctggaagaaaaaatactgatCAGTTTTCTGAGAATTCCCAGCTCATTAACTGTTCATTCCCTtcttgtgtattattttattgtagtcAAATGGAGAAAGAATGGCTAAGGCAATCATAAATGTAATAGTTCtgtaataaaatacagattttagaacAGGGGTAGCATGGTAGCG from Panthera uncia isolate 11264 chromosome D1, Puncia_PCG_1.0, whole genome shotgun sequence harbors:
- the HYLS1 gene encoding centriolar and ciliogenesis-associated protein HYLS1 isoform X2, translating into MAERRSYSGGEAMEELMGPSGQKWANMDPEERMLAATTAFTHICARQGEGDVRRDAQSMQYDPYSKASIIPGKQPLPVQLQYPHVESDATSETVSEASQRLRKPVMKRKVLRKKPGGEVLVTDESVISESESGTESDMDLWDLRQKLMSLQFQEDRESPADISQKFNLPHEYRGISQDELICYLRREGMAPPAYEQDLIVASRPKSFILPRLDQLSRNRGKVDRVARYFEYKRDWDSIRLPGEDHRKELRWGVREQMLSRTEPQSKPQHIYVPNNYLVPTEKKRSALRWGVRCDLANGVMPRKLPFPLFPS
- the HYLS1 gene encoding centriolar and ciliogenesis-associated protein HYLS1 isoform X1, translated to MAERRRSYSGGEAMEELMGPSGQKWANMDPEERMLAATTAFTHICARQGEGDVRRDAQSMQYDPYSKASIIPGKQPLPVQLQYPHVESDATSETVSEASQRLRKPVMKRKVLRKKPGGEVLVTDESVISESESGTESDMDLWDLRQKLMSLQFQEDRESPADISQKFNLPHEYRGISQDELICYLRREGMAPPAYEQDLIVASRPKSFILPRLDQLSRNRGKVDRVARYFEYKRDWDSIRLPGEDHRKELRWGVREQMLSRTEPQSKPQHIYVPNNYLVPTEKKRSALRWGVRCDLANGVMPRKLPFPLFPS